The Quercus lobata isolate SW786 chromosome 9, ValleyOak3.0 Primary Assembly, whole genome shotgun sequence region GAAACAGGTGAAGGATGAAGTCGATCGAATGAAACAGGCtgagaagaaaaagaggcgCTTGGAGAAAGCTCTGGCTACTTCTGCAGCCATCATTTCTGAattagaaaagaagaaacagaaaaagaaagaagagcaGCAGAGGCTTGATGAAGAGGGTGCTGCAATTGCTGAGGCTGTTGCTCTACACGTCTTACTTGATGAGGAATCAGATGATTCATGTAAGATTGTTCTAAACAAAGATGATGGGTTCAACTCTTGGGAATGTCCTGGTAATATTGACCTCTTTGTGAGTGGAGGAACAGGCTTTCCTTATCAGGATTCTGCCAAGCACTCACTTGAAGGGATTGGGTGGGTGTCTAATGCTTATAGATCTGGATGCGAGTGCGGTAGTTCAGTGGGCAGTGACTGGTCACTTGCATCTGGACCTTTTGCAAGGGATCTTCCTGCCTCATATTTTGAGGAAGTAGGTTGGGGGACTACAGGATTCTCTGCTGGTCTCATTGCGGCGCAGGCGGTTTCATCCCTCCAGATTGCAGAGGATGCTCATGAAGACGCAATTGTCCTTAATGGAATGCTAAGAGAGTAGAATGATCATTTTTATCACTTGCCAAGAGTCTTGATCATACATCTTAATAATGGttgtatataattttcatgaatGTGTTCTTTGTCATTCATCAGATACTCGTGTTTGTGTTGCTTCCAGAGTACTGAACAATGTTTGAAGTGTCACGCCCGCCctcatgattttttattattataatctGTTGTCATATATCTCTAGAGGATGCAAGTTTTCCCATTGAGTTGACTATTGTCGTCACCCGGAGACATCAAATAGGCCCGTTATCTTGTTTGTCTGCGTGGAGTGATTCTTATTTTAGTGTCTTGCTGTATTGAACTAGTATTGCTCCATCCTGAATCATTATATTAAGATCCTTTTGTTTTGCTTTATGAATATTCCAAATTCACAGCCAACTCATTTTGATTTTATCAAGCTTTATCAATTATTAGATCAATTTCTGGTGCTAATTTCTATTTTCCCCCCTCCACCTCCATTCATTTACTGTACCAAAATTTCTGGATTACTTATATAGTTTACTGACGATTGTGTAAAACACTAACATATaccatatccaaaaaaaaagtactttatTGATTTGTGGGGTTTATTATTTCACTATCATGTAGTGggattaattatttaattacatttAACTCAAAACAACAAGAAGTCTTAATCCTCCTGACTATTGGGGTCGGCAACAGATCATCCTTAACAAATTAGTTAGagtttatcatatatatatatatatatatatccttttctTGCCTTCTATTCTATCCGAAGAAATATTTTCTGttacttttttaataaataagtaatttttagtatttatatttaactattttttttagaaaggcACAATTTTTCTCTTCAGTGTTTAAAGAGAGGAATGGCCCGCCTTGTGGCGAACGTATGCCGGGACAAAAATTATGAGTgtgttttcttctcttatctTATGCCGTTTAAAGCGACTGGCTGGACCACCTCTTTACTCCCTTTCAAACCATGTGCGGGAAGATATGGGTTGGTTAACCTTTAAGGTTCATGCTAACTGATTGGATGAGGAAAGCGACTGATCTGGACCATCTGCTATACAGTACTACTActttttataatgaaaataataataataataaaaaactttccGGGACCATTGGACTATTTTTTAGAGGATTGACGTcatccatttcttcttcttcttcttcttctttgatttgatttgtttctGCATAAACTAAAATCAGTGAGTACATAATTACATATTTGCTCAGGCTAAGCTGTGGAACAAAAATTAAGGTACATATTTACCCCCCATTGCGTCAAGGGAAGCATTGGCATTTATCAATGCTGGGGACCCTTGAAACTAGAGATTAAACACGAAGGATTGCAAAAAGAGAACTCAtagatttcaattttctataaGCAGGGTTGAGAAAACGCTCAATAGTCGCAAAGCTTAAGGCAATTGCTTATGTAGCCAGAACGACCTTGAACACTCGAAAATAGAGATTACTCGGGTATCCATGGGCAGTGCTGTAGTGTAGTAATTTCATTCTTGACCAAGGCCACATTACATTATTCTTTTTCCTACAGACTACAGCCATCTGATCCAAGGCTCAAGAGCCACTTCCCAGTACAACCGAAGACTTGGTTCTTCAAATATTAAATTCCATAACAGAGATTTCTTAATCTGCCACTCTGGCACATGATAATGCAAGTGTAAAGTCGATGCTGAGAACCACTTGCATCTGATGCAAGCAAGAGTCTGAACTTAAATGGGCATGCATaagccaagaaacaaattgaATTAGAAAGATTATATCAATACAAATATCTAAACATCTAATTGCAGACTTACAAACAGCATACTACAAAGAACCTTGCCCCAACCACCATACGAGAGCTTCAAGAATGTGTGGAGATCAATTCATCCTGCCATATATGGTGAAAAACGCTATAAGATGGACAGTCTTCTGTGCTTTAGTCCTTCGGGGGCATCACTGGGCAGAATGTAGTTGATTAACAAATGGAAATTTTACATTGATACACAATGAATAAATGTCAATGGCCTTCGCCAACTACACGTAGTAGTTACACAACAAAGATGACTTTGGAATATACCCCTCACATGTCATACCGTGACTGTGAATTTTGCCAAAGAGGTGATTTATCATCATGTTGCTGTTGCAGCCGACTAGCACCCTCTTCCTGATTCTCAATTTCAGAGCTACTAGATGGTTTTGCACCATCTGTGATGAGGTTTTTAAACCAAGTACCTCGAAATCTAGAAGAAGTGCCTCTGCTTGAATTTTCAGGTGACTCAGAGTCAGGAGCACTTGTGGTATTGTTAGCAACTCTCACAATAAACTGGTAGGCCACTTTGCTTGCCGATACAATTTCTGTCTTGGCTTGTCTCAACTGCAATAACCCAGAAAATTATCAGAACTAATGAACCTTCTTTTCTTAAGGACCAGAATCTAAGACATACCCCAACCTGCAGTGCCCACTACTTAACTAAACAAGCAATGAAACTGGGAAAAAAACAGTTGTAAATTTaatccaaaatgaaaatataaagattCAAATTTGTTTCTTAAATAGTTATGTTCCATCTGATTATTTATCCACATTACCATGCCATTTTGAAATTGCTCCATTGGAGCATGCCAAATATAAGTTCAGTACATGCATCAAGTTGTAGGAAACTTCACACTAAGCACATTAACAATGAGATATCCACTACATTTTTAAATAACACTGGAGAATTTATTTAGTATAATAACAAATACAATACCCATGCGGCCAATTAAAATCTAGAGGTAATACAAAGCCGAGCATCAAGTAATGTACCACATACATAAATTGATAGGTCCACAAAGCCTGAACTGAATAACTCATGCCCACAAATAGTTTGCACATGTGAAAATATAAGTACCATTTGTATTTATAAAGGAACCATAGCAATTTAATCAACTGCCCATCAACCAGCATAAATGATGCAGAGATAACAAATTATTTCAGCAGACTCTGACAATAACAAAATGAATACAAGCTTCTCACCCGCAGTGCCGTATTTCCAGCAACTTCCATGGCAGCATCACCAGCATTGGCAAAACGATTAACCCAACCTGTCAAAAGTAGATGTAAGAATATGCACTTCATGTTAATATGCAAAAAGTAATTGTTCTCTTTTCAAATACAAAAGGCACCCACagggggaaaaagaagaagaagaagaagcactCAGGTGATAAATTCATAACCTAACTAACTTCTCTAATAAAGCTATTTAGCCTTCTCATATTCCTCGAGCTCCCTTCTTctttcttaaaagaaaagacCAAAAGAATAGATGACCAACAAATTCATTATCAATGCAGAGAATTGGTTTCTTCATGTCAAGTCTGTGACGTAGCAAATCGTCTAACAAAGCAATTTTAGTCGATCTAAAGTAATGCAAACACACAAAtgccaacacacacacacacacacattttaaAAGCAATGGTCTTTTTTTCTACACACTCTCCTTGATTGGAGTGTggtcttttgtcatttttcttgttcttccctTCCTGTTTTACTTGATCGTTGTAATCTTGGTTATTGATTTATGCCCCCATAGTACATTCCCAATGTACTTGGGTTGGCTGTTTTtcgttttttaataaaattttcgttacttatcaaaaaaaaaaaaaaaaaaccaatggtACAATGCACATGAATGCtaaaatattaatgtatattaaAGCAATCAGATTGAAAGATgagtaataaaatcaaatgagAATTTTTCTAAGATATAAAATGAATTGCTGCAAAATGTGGACATGACATGAATCGAGTAGCCTACTTAAAGACTTTCATGTAATATGTGAATTGAAGAGAAGGAACTCCTATAAAATCCTGACAGCTTTGTGTAAAACCTTGAGAGTTTGATTTCCTGTGTTTAAtcgtttcttcttcttctttcatcaCAGTTTTAATGACAAACAACCAACACATTCCTTTTAagattctttttttcctcctagCCTAACGATCCCTAAAATTGTTAAACATCAAACCCCAACTCAGAAGCCTTCAAAAGCTTAACAAGAATCTTGATCTAGTGTTGAATTCTTAAAACCCTGCATCATATTTAGTATCAAAGCCCACTATTGCTTTCTGTCCTGCATCATTTAATTATCAAGTTTTGACCAATTTTAGGTTCTTGTAGTCCTAGAAACTCACAAGTGGTATGctaataaataaacaagagtTATGTATTTCTCCAATACATCAGCAATAGTACATGGGAtctaaaataattgatttttatacAGTAGGTCCAAAATACTCCATATCTGTTTCTTAATCATAAGAGTTGTAATGAGGACTATTTCTGTGATTGACTATAGGATTCTTTTGAGGTGGTTCAACAAGAATGCAATCAATAGTAGGAGACAAATCATAATTCAATGACAAAAATGAGCAATAAAGGATGGTGTTTTCACaaatgaggaaagagaaaaaaaaggaagatggcTCTAGATGTTCACAAAACACCCTACTGCAGGTGGTCTTCGGGAAAATTCTAATTCTCAATAATCAAGCCAAATGCAAGCAATCAAGGCATATGTATATCTTGGTGTTCTTCCACCCATGCTAACCAGGATCAATTAAAAAAGAACAGGCAAGACATGTATCGATATAGAAAgttatttgtcaaaaaataaaagtatcaATATAGTAAGTCACCGAATAAAAGGAGGTTGTCAACACACACCATGTAAATCTTCCATTTGCAATAACATTTTGATGCACCATAAAATTGTGCATTCAGCATTTGCATTAAAAAGGGATAATACACTGCTCTTAATATTTCAATCAGTAGATAAAAGTCAAATGTACTATTAGCCAAGCAATCCTGAGTTGCACaaatacacatttaaaaatgaaaacacataACAGAAAATGTAATCCTAGCTGAactttacctatcaaaaaaaaaaaaatcctagctgAACTTTACCTGGAAGCTTCTGCACTCCAAGCTTTtcacaaaactcatcacaaaagTGATTGCAGTTTTTTGCCAACAAGTCATATGAATTTCCAGGCCATTCTCTACTAAGTTCCCTCAAGATCTGATTTACCTTTAATATTGAACAGTTTGTTTTTCCAAGAACAATGCATTCACGATATGTATACATTGGATTTTTCTGGGAAGGGCAGCTGAAAACTCCAGTTCCTTGTTCACAGAACCCAAATGACCATTCATCATCTCCATAAACCTGTTACATACAGCATAAAGGATCCAATTACCTCTACAAGAATTTCTTGTCATCATAAttcagaaccaaaaaaaaaaaaaaaaacatttaagaaTATCTGTGAATACATATGATAATAACATACTAATACTCAAGCCAAGAAGCTCAACTAGCATCTCCTAGTGTTTCCAATGGAGAtatccaaggttcaaatcccccctcccccattgtaaatatcaaattatcaaaaaataacaCACAGATACTGAAAACCAAAGAAATGGGGGGAAAATAAGAAAGATTTGAGATACACACAATGACGGCATTACAAACTCAGTAAGGTATAACCAATAATCTTCAGAGCCTCGAATGGTTAACCTCCCACACTtatccccacccccccccccccccccaaaaaaaaaaagagtaatagaAACAGTATTTACTGTTGAAAAACATATGCTCAATATAGAGTTTGCGATTTAAATAACGCTTTTGGATTAACAAAGAAAATTCGGGATTTTCATCTAAATAAAGAAATGATTTGATAAAAACTAAGTTTTTCTCAGCAATCAAGGCCAAGCTTCCTATTGGGTCTCACTTACAGGTTAGTTTTGAGATATTGCATAGCACTTTGTCATGCAAAACTAGGCCTATGGGGAACTTAAAATTTGTACAAACATccaaaaagatagtaaatatgTCCTCAGTCTTTGCTTTTGAAGATTCATGGAACATGATGTACGATAAGAGCCGAAGGCCTTATCAATAACTTCACAACCAAATAGAGGTCCGCAGCTGCATTTCTTCACTCAATTGCATGCTTTCTTGGTTTTATCAGTGTGCTGATTATAAAGCAATTTTTTGACATCATCTTGACGCTTTACCGTGGTACTTTATGCACACGTTTGTGGATAAGAGCAATTCTATGTTCTTTTAGTATGTAGCCATTAGGTTACATAAAGGGCCGATGCATCAGTAACACTGGAGCTATACCGATTGCAATGACTATAGATGGCAAAGGCACCATCCAATGCGCCAAATCATTGTTTCTGAAATCATAAGCCGACATTTGTTCAGCGAAAACATTATTCTTTATCACCAAACAATCTATATCAACCTCACATCTttatattttagcaaaataccAAACTATAAAGATAGCTGTTCTTCAAGATTTGCATATTGCATAAATTCCTTTTTTTCTAATTACGCAAACTCCAATGAACTAACTAAGCATACTCAAACACATACcaaaacaatgaacaaaaacTCCTCAAGTATTGAATTGAACTCATGGTTTGAAAATTCACACCTACGCATAGCAAAACCCTAGATCACTGCAAAATCatttaatatacatacatacagaGATTGAACTATCATAcacaacaaaattaaagaaaagaattcCAAGAACCAAAACTATAACCCAAGATCTCATCTGCCATTACAGAACtccattagagagagagagagagagagagagagagagagagacctggaCAGCGCTGTGGAAAATGCCACCAAGGCCAATACCGTCCTTGAAGATCTTGTTGATCTGAAGAATGGTGCTGTTGGTCTTGTCCGATCCACTATTCGTCACATCGTACACATGCAATCTCACCTCCACCTccatcgtcatcatcatcttcttcttcgtcttcttcttcacgAAGAACTCGAACTCTAACCCTACCCCTAACCCTAATTCTAAACCTTAgctccttttctctctctctctctctctctctccctggGTCTAAACTCTAAACACTAGCTTTTTATGAAATGAAATGATTCAATTCAAGAACTCTGTCAGTGCGAGCCAGAGCTTATTAACACTTTTTCCATTTCCgctttcaatttctttttagaggaattgatttttttttttttttgaatcgcCTCGATATGCTAAACTCTGTCTACAATGGTGTgagcaattttttttcactctgAATTTTGGCCTAACtttcaaaaacagaaaaaagttGTGCTGTTATTTGCAGGTatgtttagttttaaaaaaaccctttttctttttttgatgaactaaaAACCCCCTTTTTCAGTTACTGTTGGTAGGAAAAATATCTAATTCCCTCTAATTTTGACTTGTTTTTAATTTACTACTTTTTAACTGTCAAAACCTAATTTGttattaaggggaaaaaaaaaataataatgcatGCCTATGAGGATTTGTATTAACTTATGCAAAAATTTCTGTCTATTTTAGTATAGGGacctattttttatattttacacgctcacttttcaaaacatctcatatcatagttatcaaaaaaaaaaaaaatcatatcatattatctattttacactacaaatattaaattttttaattatttctctttttttttcacacgaTGATAACCACCATTCACTATTTTCCTTCATACTCggatatattaaaaaaaaaaaaaacctaaatgcaaaatgaatagcattaatgtaaatttatatggTTATTATAGGAACCTTGTAATTATATACTAACCTATGTGGGTTATTTTTaggtaaaattgtgtaaattttacacattattttattatacaccAACTAATGTGAGTTCTCTAAATAttgatttatgaaa contains the following coding sequences:
- the LOC115959918 gene encoding uncharacterized protein LOC115959918, which codes for MDNMGCNKLQPVVRKGKKKQVKDEVDRMKQAEKKKRRLEKALATSAAIISELEKKKQKKKEEQQRLDEEGAAIAEAVALHVLLDEESDDSCKIVLNKDDGFNSWECPGNIDLFVSGGTGFPYQDSAKHSLEGIGWVSNAYRSGCECGSSVGSDWSLASGPFARDLPASYFEEVGWGTTGFSAGLIAAQAVSSLQIAEDAHEDAIVLNGMLRE
- the LOC115960249 gene encoding uncharacterized protein LOC115960249: MMMTMEVEVRLHVYDVTNSGSDKTNSTILQINKIFKDGIGLGGIFHSAVQVYGDDEWSFGFCEQGTGVFSCPSQKNPMYTYRECIVLGKTNCSILKVNQILRELSREWPGNSYDLLAKNCNHFCDEFCEKLGVQKLPGWVNRFANAGDAAMEVAGNTALRLRQAKTEIVSASKVAYQFIVRVANNTTSAPDSESPENSSRGTSSRFRGTWFKNLITDGAKPSSSSEIENQEEGASRLQQQHDDKSPLWQNSQSRYDM